The Halogeometricum rufum genome has a segment encoding these proteins:
- a CDS encoding nitrite/sulfite reductase, producing the protein MPTDVERWKSEVYGNEIRDHLYEFAEEGWDAIPEDERDAWFERFKWWGLYHQRNGQESYFMMRIGTPNGVLEPGQLRVVGEIAEEYATGPGTNPIFGDAYADFTTRQSIQLHWINIEDVPAIFEKLEANGMSTQQACGDSWRNIVGNPVAGKDAEEVVDAWPVIRDLNETFKGDDDHSNLPRKWKVSVTGSPDGSGQGDINDLAFEPAYREVNGEERVGFNVRVGGGLARNEERLARDIDVWVPPEDVADVAGGLSALFRDYGDREDRYNARIKFLVDEWGPEEVRRVLQEEYVDFELAAAGRDVRDEYTYNAGDGGRNDLVGVHEQKDGSYFVGLNVLVGRMGAADVLELADLADEYGSGEVRLSQRQNVIVTDVPEESLDDFLAADLLDQYSPDPSPFMRGSVACTGTEFCSLSIVETKNRQVRYARWLKENVELPEDVDQFHVHLSGCTASCAQPQIADVSLRGMKTRKDGEPVEALDVGLGGGLGEEPQFARWVTQRVPADEVPGAIRNLLDRFAENRADGESFREFVARHDDEELDAFVDPEETDYDDPMMHNTKMTWYPYADDDSMDASPAPTHPGDAPTSADD; encoded by the coding sequence ATGCCCACGGACGTCGAACGCTGGAAGTCAGAGGTGTACGGCAACGAGATACGCGACCACCTGTACGAGTTCGCGGAGGAGGGGTGGGACGCCATCCCGGAGGACGAACGCGACGCGTGGTTCGAGCGCTTCAAGTGGTGGGGACTGTACCACCAGCGGAACGGTCAGGAGTCGTACTTCATGATGCGCATCGGGACGCCGAACGGCGTGCTCGAACCGGGGCAACTCCGCGTCGTCGGCGAGATAGCCGAGGAGTACGCCACCGGTCCGGGGACGAACCCCATCTTCGGCGACGCCTACGCCGACTTCACGACGCGACAGTCCATCCAACTGCACTGGATAAACATCGAGGACGTGCCCGCCATCTTCGAGAAACTGGAGGCCAACGGCATGTCCACCCAGCAGGCCTGCGGCGACTCCTGGCGGAACATCGTCGGCAACCCCGTCGCCGGGAAGGACGCCGAGGAAGTCGTGGACGCGTGGCCGGTCATCCGCGACCTCAACGAGACGTTCAAGGGCGACGACGACCACTCGAACCTCCCGCGCAAGTGGAAGGTGTCGGTCACGGGGTCGCCCGACGGGTCCGGTCAGGGCGACATCAACGACCTCGCCTTCGAACCGGCGTACAGGGAGGTCAACGGCGAGGAACGGGTCGGCTTCAACGTCCGGGTCGGCGGCGGCCTCGCGCGCAACGAGGAACGCCTCGCCCGCGACATCGACGTGTGGGTCCCCCCCGAGGACGTCGCCGACGTGGCGGGCGGCCTCTCCGCCCTGTTCCGCGACTACGGCGACCGCGAGGACCGGTACAACGCCCGCATCAAGTTCCTCGTGGACGAGTGGGGGCCGGAGGAGGTTCGCCGCGTCCTGCAGGAGGAGTACGTGGACTTCGAACTCGCCGCCGCGGGCCGCGACGTTCGGGACGAGTACACCTACAACGCCGGCGACGGCGGCCGAAACGACCTCGTCGGCGTCCACGAACAGAAGGACGGGAGCTACTTCGTCGGCTTGAACGTCCTCGTCGGCCGGATGGGGGCCGCCGACGTCCTCGAACTGGCCGACCTGGCCGACGAGTACGGCTCCGGCGAGGTCCGCCTCTCCCAGCGACAGAACGTCATCGTCACCGACGTGCCCGAGGAGAGCCTCGACGACTTCCTCGCGGCGGACCTGCTCGACCAGTACTCGCCGGACCCCTCGCCGTTCATGCGCGGGTCCGTCGCCTGTACGGGGACGGAGTTCTGCTCGCTGTCCATCGTGGAGACGAAGAACCGGCAGGTCCGCTACGCCCGGTGGCTGAAGGAGAACGTCGAACTACCCGAGGACGTCGACCAGTTCCACGTCCACCTCTCGGGGTGTACGGCCTCCTGCGCCCAGCCGCAGATTGCCGACGTCAGCCTCCGCGGGATGAAGACGCGGAAGGACGGCGAACCGGTCGAAGCCCTCGACGTGGGACTGGGCGGCGGCCTCGGCGAGGAACCGCAGTTCGCTCGCTGGGTGACGCAACGCGTCCCCGCCGACGAGGTGCCGGGCGCAATCCGGAACCTCCTCGACCGGTTCGCGGAGAACCGCGCGGACGGCGAGAGCTTCCGCGAGTTCGTCGCCCGCCACGACGACGAGGAACTCGACGCGTTCGTCGACCCCGAGGAGACGGACTACGACGACCCGATGATGCACAACACGAAGATGACCTGGTACCCGTACGCCGACGACGACTCGATGGACGCGAGTCCGGCCCCGACGCACCCCGGCGACGCGCCGACGTCGGCGGACGACTGA
- a CDS encoding DUF6360 family protein yields MPNRLLRVNAYTTFDMLDGEAVGHDFTEEAFAVLNVTAPRQNPDHVRLELELDNGQLDHLPAHADRVTLSASEARTLAEELESYADRVEAAQSDDAPDRSDD; encoded by the coding sequence ATGCCCAACAGACTGCTCCGCGTGAACGCGTACACGACGTTCGACATGCTCGACGGCGAGGCGGTGGGCCACGACTTCACCGAGGAGGCGTTCGCCGTCCTCAACGTCACCGCGCCGCGGCAGAACCCCGACCACGTCCGACTCGAACTCGAACTCGACAACGGTCAGTTGGACCACCTGCCGGCGCACGCCGACAGGGTGACGCTCTCGGCGTCCGAGGCGCGGACCCTCGCCGAGGAACTGGAGTCGTACGCCGACCGGGTCGAGGCGGCCCAGAGCGACGACGCGCCGGACCGATCGGACGACTGA